A single genomic interval of uncultured Desulfobulbus sp. harbors:
- a CDS encoding DUF523 and DUF1722 domain-containing protein: protein MEKLKIGVSACLLGQNVRYNGGHQLNHFIRDVLGHYMEFVPVCPEVECGLPIPRETMRLVGSEDAPRLVTSRSGVDHSEQMQSWAEKKVKQLEQEELYGFVFKKDSPSSGLYRVKIYSEQGMPRNVGTGMFARVFTQHFPLLPVEEDGRLNDGRLRENFIESVFVFKHFRDLMKGPPGRGALVDFHTRHKLLLLAHSQEHYRRMGRFIANMPEPVEKAFSQYGQLLAETLRVRTTAKKHCNVLLHILGYFKQEISSDEKQEVLEMIEAYRLGNVPLIVPITLLNHYVRKFGQPYLRDQYYLHPHPLDLRLRSYC, encoded by the coding sequence TTGGAAAAACTGAAAATTGGGGTGAGCGCCTGCCTGCTGGGGCAGAACGTACGTTATAATGGTGGCCATCAGCTGAACCATTTTATTCGCGATGTCCTTGGTCATTACATGGAGTTTGTGCCGGTTTGCCCGGAGGTGGAATGCGGCCTGCCCATTCCCCGTGAAACGATGCGTTTGGTCGGCAGCGAGGATGCTCCTCGGCTGGTGACCAGTCGTAGCGGTGTTGATCATTCCGAGCAGATGCAGTCCTGGGCCGAAAAAAAGGTTAAGCAGCTGGAACAAGAGGAACTGTACGGATTCGTTTTTAAAAAAGACTCACCGAGCAGCGGCCTGTACCGGGTCAAGATCTATTCGGAGCAGGGCATGCCCCGTAATGTTGGAACCGGCATGTTTGCCCGGGTCTTCACCCAGCACTTCCCACTTTTGCCGGTGGAGGAGGATGGTCGGCTCAATGACGGCAGGTTGCGGGAAAATTTCATTGAAAGCGTCTTTGTCTTCAAACATTTCCGTGACCTGATGAAGGGGCCCCCCGGTCGTGGAGCCCTGGTGGACTTCCATACCCGGCACAAATTGCTCCTTCTTGCCCACAGTCAGGAACACTACCGGCGGATGGGGCGTTTTATCGCCAACATGCCGGAACCCGTCGAGAAGGCCTTCAGTCAATATGGCCAACTCCTTGCTGAAACCCTGCGGGTTCGAACAACCGCCAAAAAACATTGCAACGTCCTTTTGCATATTCTTGGTTATTTCAAGCAGGAGATTTCCTCTGATGAAAAACAGGAGGTGCTGGAGATGATCGAGGCCTATCGCCTTGGTAATGTGCCACTCATCGTTCCCATAACCCTGCTCAACCACTATGTTCGTAAATTCGGTCAACCCTACCTTCGCGACCAGTATTATCTCCATCCTCACCCGCTCGATCTGCGCCTACGCAGCTATTGCTGA
- a CDS encoding ferredoxin-thioredoxin reductase catalytic domain-containing protein: MEKKRVKLYSLSTCTYCQAIKKMLKDLNVAHEYVDADLLDDPEREALLDELRPLNPSCSFPTITIDDQTIIGFKIQEIKETIGIRTEVDELHDLLKKIQEPKGYFFNRDRERTFDLLRGLLTNKNRYGYMACPCRLASGKREADQDIICPCVYRTPDVEEFGACYCQLYVSREWNEGKVVQVPVPERRPPRKQE; encoded by the coding sequence ATGGAAAAAAAACGAGTAAAACTCTATAGCCTTTCAACCTGTACCTACTGTCAAGCGATAAAGAAAATGCTCAAGGATCTCAACGTGGCCCATGAATACGTTGATGCCGATCTACTGGATGATCCGGAGCGTGAAGCTCTGCTAGATGAATTGCGCCCACTCAACCCAAGCTGCTCCTTTCCCACCATCACTATCGATGACCAAACCATTATCGGTTTCAAGATACAAGAGATCAAAGAAACCATCGGCATTCGTACCGAGGTTGATGAGCTCCACGATCTGCTTAAAAAAATCCAGGAACCCAAAGGCTATTTTTTCAACCGCGATCGGGAGCGTACCTTTGATCTCCTTCGCGGCCTGCTGACCAACAAGAACCGCTATGGCTACATGGCTTGTCCTTGCCGTCTGGCCTCGGGGAAACGTGAAGCAGACCAGGACATCATCTGCCCTTGTGTGTATAGGACACCGGATGTCGAAGAATTCGGTGCCTGCTATTGCCAGCTTTATGTCTCCCGGGAATGGAACGAAGGCAAAGTCGTCCAAGTCCCGGTTCCTGAGCGAAGGCCACCGCGGAAGCAGGAATAG
- a CDS encoding pyridoxamine 5'-phosphate oxidase family protein, giving the protein MKNLQEYFETAKGLGVLATADSAGKVDAAIYSRPHFLEEGTMTFIMRDRLTHHNLQSNPSATFLFIEEGKGYHGKRLFLKKVREENNPELIRKIKRRTFTDDNVTLAFLVYFTLEKELPLIGDK; this is encoded by the coding sequence ATGAAAAATTTACAAGAATATTTCGAAACTGCCAAAGGGTTGGGGGTATTGGCCACAGCTGACAGTGCAGGGAAAGTGGATGCGGCAATCTACTCGCGCCCCCATTTTCTCGAGGAGGGGACAATGACCTTTATCATGCGCGATCGCCTGACCCACCACAACCTACAATCAAACCCTTCAGCGACCTTTCTCTTCATTGAAGAAGGAAAAGGGTACCATGGAAAGCGACTGTTTCTGAAAAAAGTCCGTGAAGAAAACAACCCGGAACTGATCAGGAAAATCAAACGCAGAACATTTACCGATGATAATGTAACGCTTGCTTTTCTTGTCTATTTTACCCTTGAGAAAGAGCTCCCACTCATCGGTGATAAATAG
- a CDS encoding DUF2177 family protein: MNVSFWLKLYLFTIPVFFAIDIIWLGYVARNFYKEQLHSLLSPQVNWTAAFLFYFIYIVGILIFAVRPGLEAGSIAKACLFGAMFGFFTYATYDLTNLATLRDWPVLVTVVDIAWGTVLCTLVSGGSFLIGSWLLKG, from the coding sequence ATGAATGTGTCGTTTTGGCTCAAGCTTTACTTGTTCACCATCCCGGTTTTCTTTGCCATCGACATAATCTGGCTGGGTTATGTCGCCAGAAATTTCTATAAGGAGCAACTTCATTCGCTCCTCAGTCCCCAGGTCAACTGGACCGCTGCTTTCCTCTTCTATTTTATCTACATTGTCGGCATTCTCATCTTTGCGGTTCGCCCCGGACTGGAAGCCGGATCGATTGCCAAGGCCTGCCTGTTTGGCGCAATGTTTGGCTTCTTCACCTACGCAACCTATGATCTCACTAACCTGGCCACCCTGCGCGATTGGCCGGTTCTGGTTACAGTGGTCGACATCGCCTGGGGCACGGTGCTCTGCACTCTGGTGAGTGGCGGCAGTTTTTTGATCGGTTCCTGGCTCCTGAAGGGATGA
- a CDS encoding DUF1295 domain-containing protein codes for MATVLESAALLLLAYMSCMFIVGLVAKDNSLIDIAYGPAFVVASWGSWFFAGSTGFRPLLLLTLVTLWGVRLGLHIGLRHRGKGEDFRYRTFREAWGKTIVWRSFLQIYLLQGAVVYVVALPILLTVASPGDRLNWTDFLGLLLFGLGFFFEAVGDWQLTRFKKAPTNRGRTIENGLWRYTRHPNYFGEAVLWWGIFCIGLGSPIGLWGLISPLTICFLLLKVSGIPMLEAKYLGNPQFEAYKARTNAFFPWFPKKGPDSPSSPDTPDYS; via the coding sequence ATGGCTACCGTTTTGGAAAGTGCGGCACTCCTTCTTCTCGCCTACATGAGTTGCATGTTTATCGTTGGCCTGGTGGCCAAGGATAATAGCCTGATCGACATCGCCTACGGTCCGGCCTTTGTGGTTGCTTCCTGGGGATCTTGGTTTTTTGCTGGAAGTACCGGATTCCGGCCATTGCTGTTGCTGACGCTTGTAACCCTCTGGGGAGTGCGTCTCGGTTTGCATATTGGTCTGCGCCATCGGGGCAAAGGTGAGGATTTCCGTTACCGGACCTTCCGCGAAGCCTGGGGCAAAACCATTGTTTGGCGGAGTTTTCTGCAGATCTATCTGCTTCAGGGCGCGGTGGTTTATGTGGTGGCATTGCCAATCCTGCTCACCGTCGCCAGCCCCGGCGATCGCCTGAATTGGACTGATTTCCTGGGTCTCCTGCTCTTTGGACTCGGGTTCTTTTTCGAGGCAGTCGGCGACTGGCAGTTGACGCGTTTCAAAAAGGCCCCAACCAATCGCGGTCGGACCATCGAAAATGGGTTGTGGCGCTATACCCGCCATCCTAACTATTTTGGTGAAGCCGTCCTCTGGTGGGGCATTTTTTGTATTGGGTTGGGATCGCCGATTGGCCTCTGGGGTCTGATCAGTCCCCTGACCATCTGCTTTCTGCTTCTTAAAGTCTCGGGCATTCCAATGCTTGAGGCCAAGTACCTTGGCAACCCGCAGTTCGAGGCCTACAAGGCACGAACCAACGCCTTTTTCCCCTGGTTTCCCAAAAAAGGTCCAGATTCTCCCTCGTCTCCAGATACTCCGGATTATTCATGA